TCGGCCAGCCCGGCCGCCGAGCGGGCCGCCGCACAGGCCGGCTCGGTCTCGAAGTTGAGCATCCGGACCCGGGCCAGCTCCAGCAGCGCCTCCGCCTTGTCCTCGGACTCCGGCAGCCCGGCGTAGATCTCGTTGGCCCGGTCCAGGCAGCGCAGCGTCTCGGACCGGTCGGCCCGGCTCCAGGCGGCCGTGGCGAGCAGGGTCCAGGCGCGGGCCGCGCCGGAGCGGTCCCCGGCGGCGGCCAGCCGGTCGACCAGCCCGGTCAGGGTCTGCGTGCCGCCGTCGACGAGGAACGCGTCCCCGTCGCGGAACAGGGCGAGCTGCGCGGCGAACAGCTCCAGCCCCGGGTCGGGCTCCCCGCCGATCGCGAGCGCCCGGTCGACCAGCGTCGCCGCGTTGTCCAGGGCGTGCAGCGCGTTGGCCCGGCGGGCGGCCCGGTGCAGCGCGGTCCGGGCCGCCATCGCGTACGGGGTCGGGTCCAGCCCGACGGTCCGGGCGATCTCGTGGGCGGCCCAGCGGTGGTTGGCCAGCGTCTCGGCCAGGTCCTGCTGCCCGGCGTCGGCGCGCCGGGCCAGCCAGTCGGCGGTGTGCTGGTGCCGCAGCACCCGTTCCGCCCGGGGCAGCCGCTGGTAACACACGTCGCGGACCAGGATGTGCCGGAACCGGTACTCCGGCTGACCGGCCATCGTGGACGCGGGCAGCTCGAAGACCATGTCCCGGCGCTGCAACCGGTCCAGCGCCCGCTTGACCCACTCGACCGTCCGGCCCAGGGCGGTCGCCACCGGCGCCGGCCAGAACTGCACCCCGACCACGGCGGCGGCCTGGAGCACCGCCCGGTCGGCCGGATCGAGCAGGTCGAGCCGGTTGGCGATGACCGCCTGGACGGTGCGCGGCATGTCGGCGGTGCCGGCCGGGTCGAACCGGGCGGTCGGGTCCAGCAGCCCGCCGTCCATCAGCATCCGGGCGTACTCCTGGGCGTACAGCGGATTGCCGTCGGCGAACTCGATCAGCGGCGTGCGGGCCGCCGCCGGCAACGCGGCCTGGCCGAGCAGCAGGGAGTACAGGGCGTCGATGTCCGCGTCGTGCATCGGCGGCACCGAGATCGACATCGCGCCGCTGATCATGCCGGTCCAGGCCGGCTGCCGCTCCCGCAGCTCCGGCCGCGCGGTCGCCACCACCAGCAGGGGTACGCCCCGAGCCGCCGCGCCGAGCTGCTCGACGAAGGTGAGCATCGCCTGGTCGGCCCAGTGCATGTCCTCGAAGACCAGCACGGTCGGACCCTGCCTGGCGAGGGCGAGCAGGAAGCGTCGCCAGGCGGCCCCGGTCTCGGCCGGGTTGAGCCGCCCCGCGGAGACCCCCAGCAGTGGTCCGAGCGCGTCGGCCAACCGCAGGTCGGGCGGATCGCCGAGCTGGTCGAGGCGCTGGCGCAGCCGGTCGCGCAGCGGCTCCGGATCGTCGGTGTCCGGTGCCCCCAGCCAGGCCTTGACGATGTCGGCCAGCGCGGCGTAGGTGACGTTCTCGCCGAACGGCGGGCACTGCCCGACCAGCCAGGTGACCCGGTGGCCGGGCAGGTTGGCGGCGTGCCGGGACAGCTCGCGCAGCAGCCGGCTCTTGCCCACCCCGGCCGGGCCGAAGACGGTCACCAGCTGGGAGGTGCGCTCGTTGACCGTGCGGTGCAGGGCGCTGACCAGCAGGCCGCGCTCGTGTTCCCGGTCGACCATCGGGGTCAGCTCGGCGGCCTGCGGGTCGGTGCGCGGTCGGGCCCGGACGGCCAGCCAGAGCCGGCTGACGGCCGTGCGTCCCTTCAGGGTGACCGAGGGCTGGTCGACGTACTCCAGCTCGTGCCGGGTGGCCGCCCAGGTGCTCTCGTCGACGACCACCCCGCCGGTCGGGGCCAGCCCCTGCAACCGGGAGGCGGTGTTCACCACGTCGCCGGTGACGAAGGCCTGCCCGCCGTCGCGGGTGGCGGAGAGGTCCACCAGCGCCTCACCGGTGGCCACGCCGACCCGGAAACCCAGCGGCGGCTGTGGTCCGGCGGCCTGCCGGGCCAGGCTGCGTTGCAGCTCCAGACCGGCCCGTACGCAGCGCAGCGCGTCGTTGTCGGTGGCGACCGGGGCACCGAAGAGGGCCATCACCGCGTCCCCGATGTACTTCTCCACCACCCCGCCGTACTGGTGGACGAGTTTGCGGACGGTGGCGAAGTACGCCTGCTGGAGGCTGCGCGCCTGCTCCGGGTCGGCCCGCTCGGCGTACGTGGTGAAGTCGACGATGTCGATGAAGAGCACACTGACCTGGCGGCGGTCCTCCTGCACGGTGACCGCGTGGTCGTGCAGCGGCTGCCCGCAGTCGGTGCAGAAGTTGGCCTCGGGGGTGTTGGCGTGCCCGCACGAGGCGCAGCCGAGCGTCAGCGCCTGTCCGCAGCCGCCGCAGAAGCGGTCGTCCGGCCCCGCCGCCCGGGAGCAGTGTCCACACCTGAGGTCGATGACGAACTCCGTACGTGAGGAGATCCCATTATCCCGCCGCGACGGCCAGTCGGGTACCCGACCTGTGGGCGGACCCTGCGGCTGGCCGGCCGCCACTAGTGTTCCTCACGAGGAAAACTCACTGTCAGGAGAGTGCCGTGCAGGTGCGCTTGTCCGCCTACTGGACCGATCCGGACGGCACCGTCCGGTCCCCGGGGGAGACGGTCGACGTCGACGCGGTGACCCTGGCGAGGATGGAGGAGCAGGGCATGGTGGAGAATTCCGACAGCCAGACCACCTCGGACGCCGGCACGACCACGGGTTCGACGTCCAAGCCGCAGAAGATCGGTCCCGGGCCGACCACACCCCCGGAGAACATCGGGCCGGGGCCGACTGCCCCGCCCGCGGACGACATCGGTAAGTGAGCGAACGGCGTGGCCGGCGGACCGAAGGGTCCGCCGGCCACGCCGTTCGTGTCGTCTCGGACGGCGTGGCCGGGGGCGGCCTGGTCAGCGGTCGGTCATCCCGGCCCGTCGGCGCAGCGCGGCCACGTCGGTGACCACGATCCGGCGACCCTCGGTACGCAGCCAGCCCCGGCTGGCGAAGGAGCCGATCGCCTGGTTGACGCTCTACCGGGAACCGCCGGCCATCTCGGCGAGCTGGCTCTGGTTGAGCTCGATGGTGATCATCGGGGCCTGGCTCTCGCCGGCCAGCCGGACCAGCGTCTTGGCCACCCGACCGGGCAGGTCGAGGAAGACGTGGTCGGCGTTCTGCTCGGTGAGCCGCCGGATCAGCGCGCCCAGCGACCGCATCACCGCGTCCAGGATGCGCGGGTTGGAGTGCACCAGCTCCATGAAGGCCGGACGGGACAGCGCGAGGGCGGCGCAGTCCTCGATCGCCTCGGCCGAGGCCGAGCGGGTGGAGGCGTCCAGCAGGGAGACCTCACCCAGCACATCGGGTGGTCGGATGACCGACAGCACGGCGCGTTCCCCGGTCGGCGCGGTACGGAACACCGCCACCGCCCCGCGGCGCAACACGATCAGCGACTCGCCGGGATCGTTCTCGACGAAGAGGAGTTGGCCCTTGCGGTAGGTGCGCGGCACGGCCGCGGCGATGACCCGCTGGCGGACCTCCGGCTCCAGCCCCGCGAACATCTCCACCCCGGTGAGGGCGTCCCCCGGCTCCGGCAGGCGCATCTCCACGGCCCCACCCCTCCCCCGGTCACGGACCACAACTTCGCTCACCGGGTGAACCCTGACGGCCCTGTCGAGGTGAACTGACACCGGTTCGGCGTCCGGTAGCGGTACACATCAGATCATGACGGTCCAGTCGCTTGCTGTACACCCCCGTAGACCGTTCCGTGACACTCCCGAGCTGCGGCGGGCGGGCCGTGACGGGCGTCCCGCGCGGCCCGGCCGCACCGGCGCGGCCGGGACGGCCACCCCCGCCCAGGGACGGCCTCCGGCGGTGGGCGAGGATGGACGACGATGGTCTACCGCTACTTCTACGACTGCGAATTCATCGAGGACGGCCGGAGCGTCGACCTCGTGTCGATCGGTGTCGTCGACGAGTACGGCCGCGAGTTCTACGCGGTCTCCACCGAGTTCGACGACTCCCGCGCCGTGCCCTGGGTCCGCCGCAACGTGCTGGACAAGCTCCCCTCGCCGGCGGACCGCGCCTGGCGCTCCCGGAGCCGGATCCGCGACGACCTGTACGAGTTCCTGCTGGAGCCGGTCCGGGACCGGCCGGGCGAGCAGCTGGAACTGTGGGCCTGGTACGCCGCCTACGACCACGTGGTGCTGGCCCAGCTCTGGGGGGCGATGCCGGCGCTGCCCCGGGAGATCCCCCGGTTCACCAAGGAGCTGCGGCAGCTCTGGGACGACCGGGGTCGTCCCCGGCTGCCCGACGCGGCGGCCGACCGGCACGACGCGCTGGTCGACGCCCGGCACAACCTGGCCCGCTGGCAGGCGATGACAGCCGGTGACAACCGGCAGGTTTGACCCGCGTTGCCCGGGGCACCGGTTCGGCGAGCCGATCCGAGGGAGTGCGCCATGGCCGACGACGCGACCACCATCACCGACGCCCGGCGGCGGGTGACCGAGCTGATCCGGGACGCCCGGATCTGCATGTTGACCACGACCGGGGTGGACGGCCGGCTGCTCAGCCGGCCGATGGCGCTCCAGGCGGCCGAGTTCGACGGCGACCTGTGGTTCTTCGCCTACGCCGACTCGGCCAAGATGCGTCAGCTCCGGGTCAACCCGGAGGTCAACGTCGCCTTCTCCGACCAGCGGCACCACGCCTGGGTCTCGGTCTCCGGCACCGCTCAGGAGGCGTACGACCGGTCCCGGGCCGAGCAGCTGTGGAACCCGGTGCTCAAGGCGTGGTTCCCGGACGGGCTGGACACCCCCGGGTTGACCCTGATCAAGGTGCACGCCAGCTCGGCCGAGTACTGGGACTCGCCGGGTGGCACGGTGGTCAACCTGCTCGGGTTCGCCAAGGCGGCGGTGACCGGGAAGCCGCCGGCGGTGGGGGAGAACCACGAGGTCAGCTACTGACCGGTAGCCGGGGCCGGGCCGGGACCGGTCGGGGCGCGGTGTCGGCGTACACCTGAGCCGACTACAGTGCGCAGTGACGGCCCGCCCCGGGCCGGCAACGGTGCCGATGGTCTGAGCTGACACATATCCTGGGGCTTATCCGGGCTTCACCTGACGTTCCAGGAGGATGAGCAGATCATGCGTATCGGCGTGCTCACCGGCGGCGGCGACTGCCCAGGTCTCAACGCGGTCATCCGGGCGGTCGTCCGTAAGGGCGTCGCTACTTACGGTCACGAGTTCGTGGGTTTCCGGGACGGCTGGAAGGGCCCGCTGGAGGGCCTGTCCAAGCCGCTCGGCATCCCTGAGGTGCGGGGCATCCTGCCGCGCGGCGGCACCATCCTCGGCTCGTCCCGCACCAACCCGTTCAAGATCGAGAACGGCGTGGAGCGGATCAAGGAGAACCTCGCCGCGCAGGGCGTCGACGCGCTGGTCGCCATCGGTGGCGAGGACACCCTGGGTGTCGCCACCAAGCTGCACGAACTGGGCGTCAACGTGGTCGGCGTGCCGAAGACGATCGACAACGACCTGGGCGCGACCGACTACACCTTCGGCTTCGACACCGCCGTCAACATCGCCATGGAGGCGATCGACCGGCTGCACACCACCGCGGAGAGCCACCACCGCACCCTGGTCGTCGAGGTGATGGGCCGGCACGCCGGCTGGATCGCCCTGCACGCCGGCCTGGCCGGTGGCGCCAACGTGATCCTGCTGCCCGAGCGCAAGTTCGACGTCGACCAGGTCGCCGGCTACGTCGAGAAGCGCTTCCAGCACCAGTACGCCCCGATCGTCGTGGTCGCCGAGGGCGCCCAGCCGCTCGACGGCCAGATGGTCCTGCACAACCAGGAGCTGGACGCCTTCGGGCACGTCCGGCTCGGCGGTATCGGCCAGTGGCTCGCCGAGCAGCTCGAGGCGAAGACCGGCAAGGAGGCCCGCACCGTCGTGCTCGGGCACATCCAGCGCGGTGGCACCCCGACCGCCTTCGACCGGGTGCTCGCCACCCGGCTCGGCCTGCAGGCCATCGACGCCGCCCACGAGGGCGACTGGGGCAAGATGGTCGCGATGCAGAGCACCGACATCGTCCGGGTGCCGCTGGCCGAGGCCACCCGCGAGCTGAAGACCGTCCCGATCGAGCGTTACGACGAGGCCGAGGTCTTCTTCGGTAGCTGACCCGCCCGTTCCGTGCCCCCGTCGCGCCGTCGACGGGGGCACGGAACGCGGGACCATCGCGAACGGGACGGAAGGGTGACAATGGGGTCGGCGAGGCACACCGTCGCGGTGATCGGGGCGGGAAAGATCGGCGAGCTGATGCTCTCCGGGCTGCTGCGGTCCGGCTGGCCGGCGCAGCGACTGCTGGCCACCGCCCGTCGACCCGTGCGGGCCGAGGAACTGGCCACCCGGTACGGCGTACGGGTGGTCGACAACCTGACCGCGGTTTCCGAGGCCGCGGTGCTGGCGATCGCCGTGAAGCCCCAGGACGCGGGCGCCCTGCTCGACGAGATCGGCCCCAAGGTGCCGGCCGACAAGCTGGTCGTCTCGCTCTGCGCCGGGCTACCCACCAGCTTCTTCAGCCGCCGGCTGCCCGAGGGCACCCCGGTGGTGCGGGTGATGACCAACACCCCGGCCCTGGTCGACCAGGCGATGAGCGCCATCTCGGCCGGCGCGCACGCCACCGGCGAACACCTGGCCCTGGCCGAGGAGATGTTCGCCCCGCTCGGCGCGACCCTGCGGGTGCCCGAGTCGCAGCAGGACGCGGTCACCGCGCTCTCCGGCTCCGGCCCGGCCTACTTCTACCTGCTGGTCGAGGCCATGATCGACGCGGGCATCCTGCTCGGCCTGCCCCGGCAGGTGGCGCACGAGCTGATCGTGCAGACCGCGATCGGCTCGGCCGTGATGCTCCGCGACTCCGGCGAACACCCGGTCAAGCTCCGCGAGGCCGTCACGTCCCCGGCCGGCACCACCATCTCCGCCGTCCGCGAGCTGGAGAAGCACGGGGTACGCGCGGCGCTGCTGGCGGCGCTGGAAGCCGCCCGCGACCGCGCCCGCGAACTCGCCGCCCAGGCCGACTGAGATCGAGCACACGTCGGATTGTCGCCAGCAGCCAGCCGACCAACCGGACGAGTGACCGCCCGCTGATGACCGTCGCCGTGCTGGACGCCTGCGTCCTCGTGCCCAGCGTCCTCGCCGACACCCTGCTGCGCTGCGCCGAGCAGGAGCTGTACCGCCCGCTCTGGACGCGGGCGATCCTCGACGAGGTTCGCCGGAACCTGCCGCCGTCGGTGCTCGGTGCCAAGGCCGAACGCAGGGTCGAGGTCATGCGAGAACACTTCCCGACAGCGATGGTCTCGGGGTATGAACCTCTGATCGCCGAGATGACCGACGATCCCAAGGATCGCCACGTGCTCGCCGCCGCCGTGGCCGCCGACGCGGAAGTGATCGTCACCGCCAACCTTCGCGATTTCCCGGACCACGCACTGGCACCGTACGCCATCGAGGCGCTGCTCCCGACGACTTCCTCTGCCTGCTGCTGGACGACGACCCGGAACGAATCGCGGACATCGTCGTGCAGCAGGCGGAGGCCACCGGGAGAGGTGGACGGCCGAAGCTCAGTGTGGACGACATCCTGAGCGGTCTGGCCGGTTGCCGGGCGATCCGGTTCGCGCACCGGATCTCTCGCCAACTTGCCGAAGGTCGTTGGCCCTGACCTGTTTCGATCCGGTGCGGACTGGCGGCTGAGAAGGGGTGGCCTATCGGCGACGCCGGGTCTCCAGCGGCCACTCCAGGCTGACCCGCTCGTCGCGGCCCTGCCGGTCGAAGTACTCCTGGAGGTTCCGCTTCTGCCCGGCGTACCAGGTGACCTGCGCGCGGTGGAGGTCGTCGGGGAGCATCCGGGCGATGCGTTCGTGCCGGGCCGCGATCGCCGCGGCCAGCGCGACGGCGGCGCGGGCGTCGCTCGCGGCCTCGTGCGCGGAGCCGGGGTCCACCTGGTAGTACCGGCACAGGTCGCCGAGCTGCCGGCTGCCGTACCGGTGGGGTTCGACCTCCTGGTGCAGGATCGAGGGGTCGATGACGACGGCACGGTCCCAGTCCAGCGACGGCAGGGCGTGCCGGGCCAGCTCGGCGTGCAACGTCGTGACGTCGTAGTGGGCGCAGAAGGCGACCAGCGGCGTGCCCTCGGCGATCACCTTCCCGATGGCCGTGCCCAACTCGGCCAGCGCCTCGCCGGCCGGCCTTCCGGTGCTGCGCACCATCTCGTCGGTGATGCCGTGGATCTCGGTGGTGCGGGGCGGGATCGGCACCCCCGGATTGACGAGCCATCGCGTGGTCGTGCCATCGGAGTGCACCAGGGCGGCGGAGACGATGCGGGCGTCCAGCGGCTCGTTCCCGGTGGTCTCGATGTCGAAGCCCACCATCGGCAGGTCGTGCCACCCGCGGTGGGTGCCCGGCGGCGGCGCCACCTCCACCGGCACACAACCGTCATGGTACGTGGTCCAGCCGGCGCCGACCCTGAGCGCCTGCCCGGCCCCGGCTTCCACCCGCCGTCGGCACGTGCCACAGCTACCGGGGAACTTGTTGATCACGATGGGACTCCTGCTTCGGTCGTGCGGATGCCCCCGACGGACACGGGTGCCGGGGGTGGGACGCGAGGGGTCGCGCCCCAAGATCCTTAATCACCGGTCCCGTCGCCCACACCCGCCGGCCGGATCACCCTATGACCCTTGTGGACTGTCGGCTCCGGCCGCCCGCCGGTCGCGCACCGCAGCCGGCCGACACCGACAGCGACGCGGGCAACCCCGGTGACGACAAAGCGACACGACCACCCGAAGCCCCGGTGACACGGTGACGCGGTGGTGCATGAGACCTGGCCTGTTGAGGCGGTGACCCGGTGGTGCATGAGACCCGGCCCGGTGATGCGGAGGCCCGTCACCCGGTCACGTGGTCACGTGGCGGCGGCCTGGCACCGGCCCGTAGGGTCGACCGAAGCCGGCGACGGGTCGGTACGAAAGGCGCGGGTGCTCCATACTGGCCCGGTGTTCACTCTCGCCCAGGCGCGGTACCTGGTCGCCACCCTGCAGCCCCGCATCGACGAGCTGATCGGCATCCGGGCCGACCTGGCCGAGCTCCGGGCCGACCTGGCCGGCGCCGGCATGTCGGCGCTCGGCGGCCGGGCAGAGGTCAAGGCGCTGGAGGCCCGGTTACACGGGGTGCTGGAGGAGCTGAACTCGCACGACATCCAGGTCAAGGGGATCGCCCCGGTGCTGCTCGACTTCCCCGGCGAACGCGAGGGCCGGGCGGTGCTCTGGTGCTGGCTGGAGGGCGATTCCGACGTGCGCTGGTACCACCGGGTCGAGTGCGGCTTCGCCGGCCGCCGCCCCATCCGCTAACCCCACCCCCACCTCCACCCCACCCCCACCCCACCCCGCCCTGCACGCCCCACCCCGCCTGTGCGCCCCGCACCTCACCCAACCCTGCACGCGCCCCCAGCCCGCGCACCCCATACCCCACCCCCGAACACCCCACCTCACCCCGCGTACGTCACGCGCCCAACCCCGCCCCGCCAACCCCACCCACCCCGTCGATCATGGAGTTGTGGTGGGCGCGAACGGGGACATATGACCACGAAGCTGGCACCATAACTCCAAGATCGCGCGGGGTGCCGGGGTCGGGCCGGGTGGAGCGGGGATGGGGTGGGGTGGGGTGGGGTGGGGTGGGCAGCAGGGTGGAGGGGGTTAGGGGAGGGTGGCCAGCATGGTGGGGGAGACGTTGCCGCCGCTGAGTACCAGGATCGTCCGGGTACCCGGGGCAGCGGTCACCCGACCGGTACGCAGCGCGGCGAGGGTGACCGCCGCCGCCGGTTCGAGCAGTAGCCGGGTGGCCGCCATCAGCTCCCACCAGGCGGACCGGATGTCGGCCTCGGTGACCTCGACCAGATCGTCCACCAGTTCCCGGACGTGGGCCAGGGTGAGCTGGCCGGCGAAGGGGGCGGCCAGTCCGTCGGCCATCGAGACCGGTCGGGTCGCCGGGGTGGCGCCGTCGCCGCGCAGCGCGTACCCGACGACGTTGGCGGTGGCCGGCTCGACGCCGACGATCCGGGCCGTCGGGACGGCCGCCCGGACGGCGGTGGCCACCCCGCTGATCAGCCCGCCTCCGCCGACCGGGACCAGTACCAGGCCCGGCGGCGGGCCGTCGGCCAGCAGCTCCCGTCCCAGGGTGGCCTGACCGGCGATGACGTCCGGGTCGTCGAACGGCGGCAGCAGGTGGTAGCCGCGCTCGGCGGTGATCTGCTCGCAGGTGGCGAGCAGGTCGTCGGTGAGTACCACCTCGCCACCCCAGCGGCGGACCGCCTCGATCTTGGTGGGTACCGCGTTCGGGGGCATGCAGACGACGGTGGGCAGACCGAAGCTGCGACCGGCGAAGGCCACCGCCATGGCGTGGTTGCCGGCGGAGAAGGCGGTCAGCCCGGCGGGGACCGCCTGCCGCTCGGCCAGGGCGAGCAGCGCGTTCAGCGCGCCCCGGACCTTGAAGCTGCCGGTGTGCTGGAGGTTCTCCGCCTTCACCGCGATGTCGAGCCCGTACTCGTCGCTGAGCTGTGGACAGGGCAGCAGGGGGGTCCGGACGATCCGTCCGGCGAGCCGGTGTTCGGCGGCCAGGACGTCATCCACGCTGGTCAGTCGCACTGCCGGAGCCTAGCCGACCGGCCCGGGGTCAGCCGGCGGCGGAGCGGGGGAGGGGGTCGGCCGGCGGGTCGGCGACCGCGAAGACCACCACGTTGTCCCGGTAGTGCCGCACGCGCCGGTCGAAGTCGCCGCCGCAGGTGATCAGCCGCAGCTCGGGGCCGGGCGTCGGGCCGTACACGGTGGCGGTGGGAAAGGCGTCCTTGGGGGTACG
Above is a window of Micromonospora rifamycinica DNA encoding:
- a CDS encoding PIN domain-containing protein; amino-acid sequence: MTVAVLDACVLVPSVLADTLLRCAEQELYRPLWTRAILDEVRRNLPPSVLGAKAERRVEVMREHFPTAMVSGYEPLIAEMTDDPKDRHVLAAAVAADAEVIVTANLRDFPDHALAPYAIEALLPTTSSACCWTTTRNESRTSSCSRRRPPGEVDGRSSVWTTS
- a CDS encoding exonuclease domain-containing protein, yielding MPVEVAPPPGTHRGWHDLPMVGFDIETTGNEPLDARIVSAALVHSDGTTTRWLVNPGVPIPPRTTEIHGITDEMVRSTGRPAGEALAELGTAIGKVIAEGTPLVAFCAHYDVTTLHAELARHALPSLDWDRAVVIDPSILHQEVEPHRYGSRQLGDLCRYYQVDPGSAHEAASDARAAVALAAAIAARHERIARMLPDDLHRAQVTWYAGQKRNLQEYFDRQGRDERVSLEWPLETRRRR
- a CDS encoding pyridoxamine 5'-phosphate oxidase family protein; its protein translation is MADDATTITDARRRVTELIRDARICMLTTTGVDGRLLSRPMALQAAEFDGDLWFFAYADSAKMRQLRVNPEVNVAFSDQRHHAWVSVSGTAQEAYDRSRAEQLWNPVLKAWFPDGLDTPGLTLIKVHASSAEYWDSPGGTVVNLLGFAKAAVTGKPPAVGENHEVSY
- a CDS encoding threonine ammonia-lyase, with the translated sequence MRLTSVDDVLAAEHRLAGRIVRTPLLPCPQLSDEYGLDIAVKAENLQHTGSFKVRGALNALLALAERQAVPAGLTAFSAGNHAMAVAFAGRSFGLPTVVCMPPNAVPTKIEAVRRWGGEVVLTDDLLATCEQITAERGYHLLPPFDDPDVIAGQATLGRELLADGPPPGLVLVPVGGGGLISGVATAVRAAVPTARIVGVEPATANVVGYALRGDGATPATRPVSMADGLAAPFAGQLTLAHVRELVDDLVEVTEADIRSAWWELMAATRLLLEPAAAVTLAALRTGRVTAAPGTRTILVLSGGNVSPTMLATLP
- a CDS encoding polyadenylate-specific 3'-exoribonuclease AS; this encodes MVYRYFYDCEFIEDGRSVDLVSIGVVDEYGREFYAVSTEFDDSRAVPWVRRNVLDKLPSPADRAWRSRSRIRDDLYEFLLEPVRDRPGEQLELWAWYAAYDHVVLAQLWGAMPALPREIPRFTKELRQLWDDRGRPRLPDAAADRHDALVDARHNLARWQAMTAGDNRQV
- a CDS encoding ATP-binding protein codes for the protein MAAGQPQGPPTGRVPDWPSRRDNGISSRTEFVIDLRCGHCSRAAGPDDRFCGGCGQALTLGCASCGHANTPEANFCTDCGQPLHDHAVTVQEDRRQVSVLFIDIVDFTTYAERADPEQARSLQQAYFATVRKLVHQYGGVVEKYIGDAVMALFGAPVATDNDALRCVRAGLELQRSLARQAAGPQPPLGFRVGVATGEALVDLSATRDGGQAFVTGDVVNTASRLQGLAPTGGVVVDESTWAATRHELEYVDQPSVTLKGRTAVSRLWLAVRARPRTDPQAAELTPMVDREHERGLLVSALHRTVNERTSQLVTVFGPAGVGKSRLLRELSRHAANLPGHRVTWLVGQCPPFGENVTYAALADIVKAWLGAPDTDDPEPLRDRLRQRLDQLGDPPDLRLADALGPLLGVSAGRLNPAETGAAWRRFLLALARQGPTVLVFEDMHWADQAMLTFVEQLGAAARGVPLLVVATARPELRERQPAWTGMISGAMSISVPPMHDADIDALYSLLLGQAALPAAARTPLIEFADGNPLYAQEYARMLMDGGLLDPTARFDPAGTADMPRTVQAVIANRLDLLDPADRAVLQAAAVVGVQFWPAPVATALGRTVEWVKRALDRLQRRDMVFELPASTMAGQPEYRFRHILVRDVCYQRLPRAERVLRHQHTADWLARRADAGQQDLAETLANHRWAAHEIARTVGLDPTPYAMAARTALHRAARRANALHALDNAATLVDRALAIGGEPDPGLELFAAQLALFRDGDAFLVDGGTQTLTGLVDRLAAAGDRSGAARAWTLLATAAWSRADRSETLRCLDRANEIYAGLPESEDKAEALLELARVRMLNFETEPACAAARSAAGLAERLALPEVRANARITLAVARYLAGEQQAYAELTEVAEDCRADRLACRRRAVQNLAWAAQEEGDLARSARLVDEQRALDLAGGHGVATSFADQWTRAYYAGDWVAALEMAAESTRRPTAEWDLHIVAVSGWMRALSAGVEPAGEVARPAPAGGGPTGTGPAGSGPAGAGAEGDGPAGAGADGPDLVAKALVAARRSGFHRVLRSTLAHAALCRAVGGRSDEAMRLLVELAEDWRRTRMIPFAEWVPAVGHVAAVLGPDAARLVHDLLDRSARMTPWAVAAGQVAEATLATADGDAHRAARLLRTAADSYARMTDTTDHVLTTALSVPALAVADPAAAAVALDRVRDFADRFGMPGLLRLAAPTTAARR
- the proC gene encoding pyrroline-5-carboxylate reductase; its protein translation is MGSARHTVAVIGAGKIGELMLSGLLRSGWPAQRLLATARRPVRAEELATRYGVRVVDNLTAVSEAAVLAIAVKPQDAGALLDEIGPKVPADKLVVSLCAGLPTSFFSRRLPEGTPVVRVMTNTPALVDQAMSAISAGAHATGEHLALAEEMFAPLGATLRVPESQQDAVTALSGSGPAYFYLLVEAMIDAGILLGLPRQVAHELIVQTAIGSAVMLRDSGEHPVKLREAVTSPAGTTISAVRELEKHGVRAALLAALEAARDRARELAAQAD
- a CDS encoding 6-phosphofructokinase, whose protein sequence is MRIGVLTGGGDCPGLNAVIRAVVRKGVATYGHEFVGFRDGWKGPLEGLSKPLGIPEVRGILPRGGTILGSSRTNPFKIENGVERIKENLAAQGVDALVAIGGEDTLGVATKLHELGVNVVGVPKTIDNDLGATDYTFGFDTAVNIAMEAIDRLHTTAESHHRTLVVEVMGRHAGWIALHAGLAGGANVILLPERKFDVDQVAGYVEKRFQHQYAPIVVVAEGAQPLDGQMVLHNQELDAFGHVRLGGIGQWLAEQLEAKTGKEARTVVLGHIQRGGTPTAFDRVLATRLGLQAIDAAHEGDWGKMVAMQSTDIVRVPLAEATRELKTVPIERYDEAEVFFGS
- a CDS encoding DUF2203 domain-containing protein; translated protein: MFTLAQARYLVATLQPRIDELIGIRADLAELRADLAGAGMSALGGRAEVKALEARLHGVLEELNSHDIQVKGIAPVLLDFPGEREGRAVLWCWLEGDSDVRWYHRVECGFAGRRPIR